In one Methanobacterium sp. genomic region, the following are encoded:
- a CDS encoding phenylacetate--CoA ligase, with protein sequence MIWNEEIECMAHDELKKLQLKRLQDVVKRAYETVPYYKKRFNEAGIRPEDIKTLDDIQKLPLTTKDDLRAAYPFGMFAVPRREIVEVHTSSGTTGKPTVSGYTKEDIKIWSEVMARGLTMFGVTEDDIIQNTHGYGLFTGGFGVHYGAQHIGATVIPISTGQTRRQIEIMKDFGTTILIVTPSYGLYLAEVAEEEGVESSDLNLNSIGFGAEMWTEEMRQKLQKRFDSPAYNIYGLTEIMGPGIALECPEQDGLHVMEDHFYPEIIDSETMEVLKDGEKGELVLTTLTRHGMPIIRFRTKDITNLRRGTCPCGRTLIKMERITGRTDDMLKIRGVAVFPSQIEKALLKMDGIEPHYQIIATRPQHLDELEVQVETSPKLFSDEVKELVGIKNKIEHFIHDEIGLRVNVTLVEPKTLPRSEGKAVRVIDKREL encoded by the coding sequence ATGATCTGGAATGAAGAGATTGAATGCATGGCCCATGATGAATTAAAAAAACTACAACTGAAACGATTACAAGACGTAGTTAAAAGGGCCTATGAAACTGTGCCCTATTACAAAAAACGTTTTAATGAAGCTGGTATCAGACCAGAAGATATTAAAACCTTGGATGATATTCAAAAACTACCTTTAACCACTAAAGATGACCTTCGTGCTGCCTATCCCTTTGGAATGTTTGCAGTTCCCCGTAGGGAGATAGTGGAAGTTCACACCTCTTCTGGAACCACTGGCAAACCTACGGTATCAGGATATACAAAAGAAGATATCAAAATCTGGAGTGAAGTCATGGCCCGGGGTTTGACCATGTTTGGAGTTACAGAAGATGATATCATCCAGAACACTCATGGTTACGGTCTTTTCACTGGAGGTTTCGGTGTACATTATGGTGCTCAACATATAGGCGCTACAGTGATCCCTATTTCAACTGGACAGACTCGTAGGCAAATCGAAATAATGAAAGATTTTGGAACAACTATTTTAATAGTCACACCCTCCTACGGACTTTACTTAGCTGAAGTAGCTGAAGAAGAAGGTGTAGAAAGTAGTGATCTAAATCTTAACTCCATTGGTTTTGGAGCTGAAATGTGGACTGAAGAAATGCGACAAAAACTCCAAAAGCGGTTTGATTCCCCAGCATATAATATTTACGGTCTAACTGAAATAATGGGCCCCGGGATTGCTTTAGAATGTCCTGAACAGGATGGTTTGCATGTTATGGAGGATCATTTTTATCCTGAGATTATTGATTCTGAAACTATGGAAGTTCTCAAAGACGGAGAAAAAGGTGAGCTTGTTTTGACCACTTTAACCCGTCATGGTATGCCAATTATTCGTTTTAGAACCAAGGACATAACTAACTTAAGAAGGGGAACGTGTCCCTGTGGCAGGACTCTTATTAAAATGGAACGCATAACTGGAAGGACCGATGACATGCTTAAGATTCGTGGAGTTGCGGTTTTCCCCTCCCAAATAGAAAAAGCACTTCTTAAGATGGATGGTATTGAACCTCATTACCAGATCATTGCCACCAGACCCCAACACTTGGATGAATTAGAAGTTCAAGTGGAAACATCACCAAAACTCTTCTCTGACGAAGTTAAAGAGTTAGTTGGTATTAAAAATAAAATAGAACACTTTATTCATGATGAAATTGGCTTAAGAGTGAATGTTACCTTGGTGGAACCAAAAACACTGCCACGTAGTGAAGGTAAAGCAGTTAGAGTTATTGATAAACGAGAATTATGA